One Verrucomicrobiia bacterium genomic region harbors:
- the ispE gene encoding 4-(cytidine 5'-diphospho)-2-C-methyl-D-erythritol kinase produces the protein MSKLELFPPAKINLFLYLLGKRSDGFHEIDTLMICTTLKDRLLIETTSTSHDLEFLCSDPNLPINADNLVVKAANLFREHTGIADSIKIVLEKKIPSGGGLGGGSSDAAYTLKGLNELFQSPLSLEKLLALATQLGSDVSFFLGEPVARCQGRGEKLSPLSHLEDLPRRAVLINPGFGVPTAWAYQTYHTHSAKKGDAEGKFPWGEMRNDLEPAVFSKYFLLPEIKIWLKSQPGIFAAMMSGSGATMFGLLEKNCDFLKLKLEFQKKFGNAAFITEVNLG, from the coding sequence ATGTCTAAGCTCGAGCTTTTTCCCCCTGCAAAAATCAATTTATTTTTATATTTACTGGGCAAACGTTCCGACGGCTTTCATGAAATTGACACGCTCATGATTTGCACCACCCTAAAAGATCGCCTTCTTATTGAAACAACTTCCACCAGTCACGACTTGGAATTTCTTTGTTCTGACCCGAATCTGCCTATCAATGCTGATAATTTGGTCGTAAAAGCTGCAAATTTATTTCGTGAACATACTGGTATTGCGGATAGCATAAAAATTGTTTTAGAAAAAAAAATCCCTAGTGGCGGTGGACTGGGTGGTGGTAGTAGCGATGCTGCTTATACCTTGAAAGGGCTTAATGAACTATTTCAAAGCCCACTTTCTCTAGAAAAACTCCTCGCTTTAGCCACCCAATTAGGAAGCGATGTTTCTTTCTTCCTAGGCGAACCGGTTGCGCGTTGCCAAGGACGCGGTGAGAAGCTTTCGCCTCTTTCTCATTTGGAAGACTTACCAAGACGCGCAGTTTTAATTAATCCCGGTTTTGGTGTCCCCACTGCATGGGCTTATCAAACTTATCACACCCACTCTGCAAAAAAAGGAGATGCGGAAGGAAAGTTTCCATGGGGCGAAATGCGCAACGATCTGGAACCCGCCGTTTTCTCCAAATATTTTCTTTTGCCAGAAATTAAAATCTGGCTCAAATCTCAACCTGGCATTTTTGCTGCCATGATGAGCGGCAGCGGCGCCACGATGTTTGGGTTACTAGAAAAAAATTGCGATTTTTTAAAACTCAAACTTGAATTTCAAAAGAAATTCGGCAATGCTGCTTTCATTACCGAAGTCAATCTCGGTTAA
- the ccsA gene encoding cytochrome c biogenesis protein CcsA, whose product MSDRFWLALATLGYGLAFIGSFYRVPSRLFKPTPLLFSCFVMAMGFHTTFLIQRGHVIQHCPVSTLFEILVFVAWSLGLAYLIVGPLYRMTLLGALTAPAICLILLSTQLFIPDKVALSFPKNPALELHAALNILAYGALGLAGLTGAVFLLQENWLKRKQFTGWLARWPSLHELARVQRHLLAYGLTLLTLGITAGLFIWGTRNWLILIWAASVWVLYLGLLVLSSLQRLSNKKTALFSLLIYVILLSTFWNTKHIPYS is encoded by the coding sequence ATGTCAGATCGGTTTTGGCTTGCTTTAGCAACGTTAGGGTATGGGTTAGCTTTTATCGGAAGTTTTTACCGAGTGCCAAGTCGTCTTTTTAAGCCTACGCCTCTTTTATTCAGTTGTTTCGTAATGGCCATGGGGTTTCATACCACTTTTTTGATTCAACGGGGTCATGTCATTCAGCATTGCCCTGTTTCAACTTTATTTGAAATCCTGGTCTTTGTGGCTTGGTCTTTAGGTTTAGCTTATCTGATCGTTGGCCCTCTCTATCGAATGACCTTGCTAGGAGCTTTGACAGCACCTGCTATTTGCTTAATTTTACTATCAACTCAACTATTCATTCCTGATAAAGTGGCTCTCAGCTTTCCTAAAAATCCTGCCCTGGAACTGCACGCAGCCCTAAATATCTTAGCCTATGGCGCTTTAGGCTTAGCAGGATTAACAGGCGCCGTTTTCTTACTTCAAGAAAACTGGCTGAAACGCAAACAATTTACTGGCTGGCTTGCTCGTTGGCCTTCGCTTCATGAATTGGCACGCGTGCAACGCCATTTACTTGCCTACGGGTTAACATTATTAACTTTGGGAATCACGGCAGGATTATTTATTTGGGGAACACGCAACTGGCTCATCTTAATTTGGGCGGCCAGCGTTTGGGTTTTGTATCTGGGCTTGCTCGTCTTAAGTTCGCTACAACGCTTGAGCAACAAGAAAACGGCTCTGTTTTCCTTGCTGATTTATGTTATACTATTGTCAACATTTTGGAATACGAAACACATTCCCTATTCATAA
- the aroF gene encoding 3-deoxy-7-phosphoheptulonate synthase, whose amino-acid sequence MIVVLKPNVSKDAVRRVIAEVEKLGYKAHPVIGELQTIIAAIGDETAHHTLETLTAWPEVESVLRVQKRYKLVTREGDRKDTHIKIQDQWIGAGKKLSLMAGPCSVESEKQTIETAIAVKEAGATILRGGAFKPRTSPYEFQGLGKEGLKILAKAKKETGLAIITELLSESDAELVAEYADILQIGARNAQNFQLLIRAAKTGRPILLKRGLSERIEEWMLAAEYILANGNPNVFLCERGIRTFETFTRNTLDLSAVAIAKKETHLPVIVDPSQGCGRADLVIEMCKAAIAIGTDGLLIEVHPNPAEAWSDGQQQLDINTFKRLVKELEPFIQAVGRPQ is encoded by the coding sequence ATGATTGTTGTATTAAAACCAAATGTTTCTAAAGACGCTGTGCGACGTGTGATCGCTGAAGTGGAAAAACTGGGGTATAAAGCGCATCCTGTGATCGGTGAGCTGCAAACCATTATCGCTGCGATTGGCGATGAGACGGCGCATCACACTTTGGAAACTTTAACGGCGTGGCCCGAAGTGGAATCCGTATTGCGAGTGCAAAAACGTTATAAGTTAGTGACACGTGAGGGAGATCGCAAGGACACGCATATTAAAATTCAAGATCAGTGGATTGGCGCTGGCAAAAAGTTATCGCTCATGGCGGGTCCCTGTTCAGTAGAAAGTGAAAAGCAGACAATTGAAACGGCTATTGCGGTGAAGGAAGCAGGCGCTACGATTTTGCGTGGTGGGGCTTTTAAGCCACGCACGTCGCCTTATGAATTCCAGGGATTGGGTAAAGAAGGTTTGAAAATTTTGGCCAAAGCAAAAAAAGAAACAGGTTTGGCTATTATTACAGAACTACTTTCCGAAAGTGATGCGGAATTAGTGGCGGAGTATGCCGATATTTTACAGATCGGCGCGCGAAATGCTCAGAATTTTCAACTTTTGATTCGTGCAGCGAAAACAGGTCGACCCATTTTGTTGAAACGCGGTTTGAGTGAGCGGATTGAAGAATGGATGTTGGCAGCGGAATATATTTTGGCCAATGGTAATCCCAATGTTTTTCTTTGTGAACGTGGGATTCGCACTTTTGAAACTTTTACACGAAACACTCTAGACCTAAGCGCTGTGGCTATTGCTAAAAAGGAAACACATTTACCTGTAATTGTTGATCCGAGTCAAGGCTGTGGTCGTGCTGATTTAGTGATTGAAATGTGTAAAGCAGCTATCGCCATTGGGACTGATGGACTTTTGATTGAGGTTCACCCTAATCCTGCGGAAGCTTGGAGTGACGGTCAGCAACAGCTTGATATTAATACTTTCAAACGATTAGTAAAA
- a CDS encoding divalent-cation tolerance protein CutA, translating into MSESICEVWTTVPNAEVGHRLMQGVLEKKLAACVSFLPALESAYWWEGKIEHAQEGLLMIKTTVEHVKAVEEWIAANHPYDCPAIVTLPILAGYQDYVSWIRETVSKRS; encoded by the coding sequence ATGAGCGAGTCCATTTGCGAAGTTTGGACAACGGTGCCGAATGCGGAGGTGGGGCATCGACTGATGCAAGGAGTTTTGGAAAAAAAATTAGCTGCCTGTGTTAGTTTTTTGCCCGCTTTAGAAAGTGCTTATTGGTGGGAAGGAAAAATAGAACATGCTCAGGAAGGTTTGTTGATGATTAAGACAACGGTTGAGCACGTAAAAGCCGTTGAAGAATGGATTGCTGCCAATCATCCTTATGATTGTCCTGCTATCGTTACCCTGCCCATATTGGCAGGGTATCAAGATTATGTTTCCTGGATTAGAGAAACAGTTTCTAAGCGGTCATAG
- the hemA gene encoding glutamyl-tRNA reductase, with translation MEEIICLGLSHREAPVEVRERLALNASQQIEISTWLKKQEGIQGWVTLSTCNRIEFYSVMTTHSNPFTYLHGLFALLNENCENGLDQFWTRKGVRAVQHLFRVASGLESMVLGETEILGQLKQAYAQAHDLKLVNKTLHRLFQTAFQTGKKVRNQTDITRGSISVGSTAVELAAQIFGDLSHRKVVLLGAGETSEKTARALVARGIQAVIVANRTFDHAQELATELGGKAVPFENWDQELLEADIVISSTSAPHYVMTAEKCLPILEKRKARSLFLIDLAVPRDIDPILAQKDDVYLYNIDDLRSIADKNLAERQAAIQQGEKIIQEQVEHFMNWCQLAFPSDSPSLPQFSKVP, from the coding sequence ATGGAAGAAATTATTTGTCTAGGTTTGAGTCATCGCGAAGCGCCCGTAGAAGTGCGTGAACGATTGGCTTTAAACGCTTCGCAACAGATTGAAATCAGCACCTGGCTAAAAAAACAAGAAGGCATTCAGGGTTGGGTGACTCTTTCTACTTGTAACCGCATCGAATTTTACAGTGTGATGACGACTCATTCCAATCCCTTTACTTATTTGCACGGTTTATTTGCTTTGCTTAACGAAAATTGCGAAAATGGATTAGATCAATTTTGGACTCGCAAAGGCGTTCGTGCTGTTCAACATCTATTCCGCGTCGCTTCGGGTTTGGAATCCATGGTCTTGGGCGAAACCGAAATCTTGGGTCAACTCAAACAAGCCTACGCCCAAGCGCATGATTTAAAGTTAGTCAACAAAACGTTGCACCGATTATTTCAAACTGCTTTTCAAACGGGAAAAAAAGTCCGCAATCAAACCGACATCACTCGCGGTAGCATTTCGGTGGGATCAACAGCCGTGGAACTTGCTGCACAGATTTTTGGCGATTTATCGCATCGCAAAGTCGTATTACTTGGCGCTGGAGAAACCAGCGAAAAAACTGCACGAGCCCTAGTTGCACGTGGGATTCAGGCTGTAATTGTAGCCAATCGCACTTTCGACCACGCCCAAGAACTTGCTACGGAACTAGGCGGTAAAGCGGTTCCTTTTGAAAATTGGGATCAAGAATTATTAGAAGCTGATATTGTGATCAGTTCCACATCCGCCCCTCATTACGTGATGACTGCTGAAAAATGTTTGCCTATTTTAGAAAAACGAAAAGCGCGCTCGCTATTTTTAATCGATCTCGCTGTCCCTCGCGACATCGACCCTATTCTCGCACAAAAAGATGACGTTTATCTTTATAATATTGATGATCTCCGTTCCATTGCCGATAAAAATCTCGCCGAACGTCAAGCTGCGATTCAACAAGGGGAAAAAATTATTCAAGAACAAGTAGAACATTTTATGAACTGGTGTCAACTGGCCTTTCCTTCTGATAGCCCTTCCTTACCTCAATTCTCTAAGGTTCCTTAA
- a CDS encoding sigma-70 family RNA polymerase sigma factor, whose protein sequence is MSLITTSSSELSTPLQQYLREIGEVELLTAEEEIELAKLIHKGLKAEKQLKQAVKIKRDKTFIIRLKKQIRSGDEARKKMISANLRLVVKIAQEYAHYGVPLLDLISEGNLGLIKAIERFDPKKGAKLSTYGAWWIKQAVRRALSDQGKTIRLPVHLSDKIAKMRRITAQLNEEFGREPTDEELAEEMHTTTTKVARLRTAGMQTASLNTKIGEEGISELGEIIGDENTRRPDDLISNQELTKQMLKLIQMLDPREQIILRMRYGLDGKKAMTLEEVGEKFKVTRERIRQLQNMSLKKLELAMTEKVSLTAMTA, encoded by the coding sequence ATGAGCTTAATAACTACATCAAGCAGTGAACTTAGCACTCCACTCCAACAATATTTACGGGAGATCGGAGAAGTCGAGCTTTTAACCGCTGAAGAAGAAATCGAATTAGCGAAATTAATTCATAAAGGGTTAAAAGCTGAAAAACAGTTAAAACAAGCCGTAAAAATTAAAAGAGATAAGACGTTCATCATTCGGCTAAAAAAACAAATACGTTCGGGAGATGAAGCGCGCAAAAAAATGATTAGCGCCAACCTTCGCCTGGTCGTCAAAATCGCTCAGGAATATGCCCATTACGGAGTTCCGCTTTTGGACCTTATTTCTGAGGGCAACTTAGGCCTCATTAAAGCCATTGAACGGTTTGATCCCAAAAAAGGCGCTAAACTCAGCACTTATGGCGCATGGTGGATTAAACAAGCTGTGAGACGCGCCTTATCAGATCAAGGTAAAACCATCCGTTTGCCAGTTCATTTGTCTGATAAAATTGCTAAAATGCGTCGTATCACCGCTCAATTAAATGAAGAATTTGGACGCGAGCCTACCGACGAAGAGTTAGCCGAAGAAATGCACACCACAACAACAAAGGTTGCCAGGCTTCGAACCGCCGGCATGCAAACTGCTTCTCTCAACACAAAAATTGGCGAAGAAGGCATCTCGGAGCTAGGCGAAATCATCGGTGACGAAAATACGCGTAGGCCTGATGACTTAATTTCCAATCAAGAACTAACTAAGCAAATGCTGAAACTTATTCAAATGCTAGATCCTCGCGAACAAATCATCCTTCGCATGCGTTATGGACTCGATGGTAAAAAAGCCATGACCCTGGAAGAGGTGGGAGAAAAATTTAAAGTCACTCGCGAGCGCATTCGCCAACTCCAAAACATGAGCCTAAAGAAACTGGAGCTTGCCATGACAGAAAAAGTTTCCTTAACCGCTATGACCGCTTAG
- the hemC gene encoding hydroxymethylbilane synthase, producing the protein MKPFIIGTRGSALALAQTTWVKDQLQKNFPSQTFELRLIKTQGDQLQKQNESAITSSTTPLSKGLFTKELENALLTKEIDFAVHSLKDLPTELTPELTIAAIPQRASAHDVLITRYETRFEDLPKNAHLATGSPRRQQELLRLRPDLQFSAIRGNIDTRLKKLEQNSDWHGLVLAAAGLERLSPETSNLKIIPLSYDILLPSPGQGALAIQTRTHDSQSQALAQSLDDPITRCCVETERQFLAGFGGGCQFPLGAYGYLKENFEEKTKFIHLIVRLYLNRPTGLKFEYYFPFENASILSYKSACKEKASIY; encoded by the coding sequence ATGAAACCTTTTATTATTGGGACACGAGGCAGCGCCTTGGCATTGGCTCAAACCACTTGGGTAAAAGATCAACTACAGAAAAACTTTCCCAGTCAAACTTTTGAACTTCGACTTATCAAAACTCAAGGTGATCAACTACAAAAACAAAATGAATCTGCAATCACTTCTTCGACTACGCCCTTAAGCAAAGGTTTATTCACGAAAGAATTGGAGAACGCACTACTCACAAAAGAAATTGATTTTGCTGTGCACAGTTTAAAAGATTTACCCACGGAGCTAACACCTGAACTTACCATTGCTGCCATTCCACAACGAGCGAGTGCTCACGATGTGCTAATCACCCGATATGAAACCCGATTTGAAGATTTGCCAAAGAATGCGCACTTAGCAACAGGTAGTCCTCGACGACAACAAGAATTGCTGCGATTGCGACCTGATTTACAATTTAGTGCAATTCGCGGCAACATCGACACGCGCCTTAAAAAATTGGAACAAAATTCCGATTGGCATGGCCTAGTTTTAGCCGCAGCAGGATTAGAAAGATTATCGCCGGAAACTTCGAACCTCAAAATCATTCCGCTCAGTTACGACATTTTACTACCCTCTCCAGGACAAGGAGCACTCGCTATACAAACTCGCACTCATGACTCCCAAAGCCAAGCCTTGGCACAATCCTTAGATGATCCCATCACACGCTGTTGCGTAGAAACTGAACGTCAATTTTTAGCAGGTTTTGGAGGAGGATGCCAGTTCCCATTAGGGGCTTATGGGTATTTAAAAGAAAATTTCGAAGAAAAAACTAAATTCATTCACTTAATAGTTAGGCTCTATTTAAACCGACCAACCGGTTTAAAATTTGAATACTATTTCCCCTTCGAAAATGCCTCTATTTTAAGTTATAAGTCAGCCTGTAAAGAAAAAGCATCGATATATTAG
- the mnmA gene encoding tRNA 2-thiouridine(34) synthase MnmA produces MISERRVVVGMSGGVDSSVAAYLLKAQGYDVIGVTMKVWPQDCMSRAEDKCCGPQAVADARGVAHALGIPHYVVDEAEAFEKTVIDYFASEYQQGRTPNPCVMCNEKLKFGNLMEKATRLGAKYIATGHYAQIVEESGQFILKRGVDARKDQSYFLFSLRQEQLARSLMPIGDKTKTEIRAIAEKLGLKVYDKEESQEICFVPGNDYTDFLRSHVGAENFRKGGIYDLQGNYLGEHEGIEFYTIGQRKGLGGGSQGPRYVVDIDAKQHRVIVGGANDLLRDSFTIGRCLWHFKGSVPDAFDVEVKVRHQHASCSATVFPQANQAALVKLKEPQRAITPGQAAVCYLGDRVMGGGWIEREVALLAKETAVATIGK; encoded by the coding sequence ATGATTTCAGAACGTCGTGTCGTGGTCGGTATGAGTGGAGGTGTAGACTCCAGTGTTGCGGCTTATTTGTTGAAGGCGCAGGGTTACGACGTCATTGGGGTTACGATGAAAGTTTGGCCGCAGGATTGTATGTCGCGCGCTGAAGATAAATGTTGTGGGCCTCAAGCTGTGGCCGATGCGCGTGGAGTGGCGCATGCTTTGGGTATTCCGCATTATGTGGTAGATGAAGCGGAGGCATTTGAGAAGACGGTGATTGATTATTTTGCTAGCGAATATCAACAGGGGCGAACACCCAATCCGTGTGTGATGTGCAATGAAAAGTTGAAGTTTGGCAATTTGATGGAAAAGGCAACGCGTTTGGGAGCGAAGTATATTGCTACGGGTCATTACGCGCAGATTGTTGAGGAAAGTGGGCAATTTATTTTGAAGCGGGGCGTGGATGCAAGAAAGGATCAATCTTATTTTCTTTTTAGTTTGCGTCAGGAACAGTTAGCGCGATCGCTGATGCCGATTGGCGATAAAACGAAAACGGAAATTCGTGCTATTGCTGAAAAATTGGGTTTGAAGGTGTATGACAAAGAAGAGAGTCAGGAAATTTGTTTTGTTCCAGGGAATGATTATACCGATTTTTTGCGGAGCCATGTAGGGGCCGAAAATTTTCGTAAGGGAGGAATTTACGACTTGCAGGGCAACTATCTTGGGGAGCATGAGGGGATTGAGTTTTATACGATCGGTCAGCGCAAAGGATTAGGTGGGGGCAGTCAAGGTCCGCGTTATGTGGTGGATATTGATGCCAAGCAGCATCGTGTGATTGTGGGTGGTGCGAATGATTTATTACGAGATTCTTTTACGATTGGGCGTTGTCTGTGGCATTTTAAAGGATCGGTGCCAGATGCTTTTGACGTGGAAGTAAAAGTTCGTCATCAGCATGCGAGTTGTTCTGCAACAGTTTTTCCTCAAGCCAATCAAGCGGCTTTGGTAAAATTAAAGGAACCGCAACGAGCGATAACTCCAGGGCAAGCGGCGGTGTGTTATCTCGGTGATCGAGTCATGGGGGGAGGATGGATTGAAAGAGAAGTTGCTCTTTTAGCAAAAGAAACTGCTGTTGCCACGATAGGAAAATGA